Proteins found in one Scylla paramamosain isolate STU-SP2022 chromosome 44, ASM3559412v1, whole genome shotgun sequence genomic segment:
- the LOC135093984 gene encoding keratin, type II cytoskeletal 1-like: MWPARLSGEPGVAEVEDLHQELQKKLQEVLPCLAEALREQAEVMKRVEALRRHCHQNKTAVDFCPGEEVKEGEEENKGEDNSEGRQTENKIDLDKLSGRGRGRCGGGGQGRGGDGSGSGGGGKKM; the protein is encoded by the exons ATGTGGCCTGCCCGCCTCTC CGGAGAGCCGGGGGTGGCAGAGGTGGAGGACCTGCACCAGGAACTGCAGAAGAAGTTACAGGAGGTGTTGCCGTGTCTGGCGGAGGCGTTGAGGGAGCAGGCGGAGGTGATGAAGCGGGTGGAGGCACTGCGGAGACACTGCCACCAGAACAAGACTGCTGTGG aCTTCTGTcctggggaggaagtgaaggaaggagaagaggaaaacaaaggagaagacAACAGCGAAGGAAggcaaacagaaaataaaatcgACCTTGATAAACtttcaggaagaggaagaggaagatgtggaggtggtggacaaggaagaggaggtgatggaagtggatcaggtggaggagggaagaagatgtaG